The following coding sequences lie in one bacterium genomic window:
- a CDS encoding ThuA domain-containing protein: protein MKNKVNIDRRSAIKTIGALGITSTLVSGKAFGQIKKADAFAVVGASTPPEVVITALDENIVKGLGITIDYKSDPKEMTTLDGYRLLITLHYGPFTKEQEKMVQAFVQNGGGALFLHNSTDIAKAKGTEIIRDVIGGYWLRHTEIRPYIVRITNRNHPITKGVNDFVITGEHHYNQYDKDPRYVFMINESIDGWAYNNIEGDEHYDQQLGDRGFGPSGCSGWAYDYGNGRVCFMAPGHTLEVLRHPEYVKLQQNAVRWCLKQS from the coding sequence ATGAAAAATAAAGTGAATATTGATCGTCGTTCCGCAATAAAGACCATAGGAGCGCTCGGAATTACCAGTACTTTGGTTTCCGGAAAAGCTTTTGGACAAATCAAAAAAGCCGATGCGTTTGCTGTTGTTGGCGCCAGTACTCCGCCCGAAGTGGTAATAACCGCTCTTGATGAAAATATTGTGAAGGGACTTGGTATTACCATTGATTATAAGAGTGATCCTAAGGAGATGACAACGCTTGACGGATACAGACTGCTGATTACTCTTCATTACGGGCCATTTACGAAAGAGCAGGAGAAAATGGTTCAGGCATTTGTTCAAAATGGCGGCGGCGCATTATTTCTACATAACAGCACCGATATTGCAAAGGCGAAAGGGACAGAAATCATACGTGACGTAATAGGCGGTTACTGGTTACGACATACTGAAATACGGCCGTACATAGTGAGAATAACGAACAGGAACCACCCCATAACAAAGGGCGTGAATGATTTTGTGATTACAGGCGAACATCACTATAATCAATATGATAAGGATCCCCGTTATGTCTTCATGATCAATGAGTCAATAGACGGCTGGGCGTATAATAATATTGAGGGCGATGAACATTACGACCAGCAACTCGGGGACAGGGGTTTTGGTCCTTCAGGCTGCTCCGGCTGGGCGTACGATTATGGAAACGGCAGAGTGTGCTTCATGGCGCCCGGTCATACCCTCGAGGTGCTTAGACATCCGGAATATGTCAAACTGCAACAGAACGCTGTTAGGTGGTGTCTGAAACAAAGCTGA
- a CDS encoding sodium:solute symporter — translation MVLSPVDWITIIAYFTVVFAVGFHFSRKERDSQQYFLAGRNVGWFAVGASIFATNIGSEHFIGLAGSGADSGLAVGAYEISAVYCILILGWVFLPYYLKSKVFTMPEYLERRFNPGCRWFLTGISLFAYVFTKISVSLFAGAILIEAVVGWPPLVSAILLVVATGVYTIAGGLSAVIYTDMIQAFILIGGSIVLTLIGLDKVGGFTGLRAGLPPDFFHMIKPMNHMVYPWTGTIIGIIILGIWYWCTDQVIVQRALGAKNLTHSRGSALFAAFLKIFPLFILVLPGLIARVLWTGEIAANPDRAYPLIVTRLMPSGLTGLMIAALLAALMSSLSAVFNSCSTLITMDVYRKMKPEASEKKLVSVGRWVTAGIVLISILWIPMIRFLSNQIYQYLQSIQAYIGAPITAVFLTGIIWKRATGKAAIITLVTGGFLGLLRFLTDILSKIGYTDLGPLNMLTGYAFLNFSVLLFIFCTGCMIVLSLMTREPRPAGLEDLTFSHKTMSLGVSKVWVWVHIMLSILVGGIALTIWTHFA, via the coding sequence ATGGTTCTTTCGCCTGTTGACTGGATTACCATTATTGCATATTTCACAGTCGTTTTTGCAGTGGGATTCCATTTCTCGCGAAAAGAGCGTGATTCGCAGCAGTATTTTCTCGCGGGCCGTAATGTGGGATGGTTTGCAGTCGGCGCATCGATCTTTGCCACCAACATCGGAAGCGAGCACTTCATCGGCCTTGCCGGTTCGGGCGCGGACAGCGGTCTTGCGGTGGGGGCATATGAAATATCAGCGGTTTACTGTATTCTCATCCTCGGCTGGGTCTTTCTCCCCTACTATCTTAAAAGCAAAGTATTTACCATGCCGGAATACCTGGAACGGAGGTTTAATCCCGGATGCAGGTGGTTCCTGACAGGTATTTCACTGTTTGCCTATGTTTTTACCAAGATTTCGGTTTCGCTTTTTGCCGGTGCAATTCTTATCGAAGCGGTCGTGGGCTGGCCGCCGCTTGTTTCCGCAATACTCCTCGTCGTTGCAACCGGAGTATATACCATCGCAGGCGGGTTGTCGGCGGTGATCTATACCGATATGATCCAGGCCTTCATTCTCATCGGCGGCTCGATTGTGCTCACACTCATCGGTCTGGACAAGGTTGGCGGTTTCACCGGCTTACGGGCGGGTCTGCCCCCGGATTTTTTCCATATGATCAAACCCATGAACCATATGGTGTACCCGTGGACCGGGACAATAATCGGTATAATCATTCTGGGAATATGGTACTGGTGTACGGATCAGGTCATCGTACAACGGGCTCTCGGGGCGAAAAACCTGACACACTCACGGGGAAGCGCCCTTTTCGCGGCATTTCTCAAGATATTTCCCCTGTTTATTCTGGTACTTCCCGGTCTCATCGCCAGGGTTTTATGGACCGGGGAAATCGCCGCCAATCCCGACAGAGCGTATCCTCTTATTGTTACACGCCTGATGCCTTCGGGCTTGACCGGGCTCATGATTGCCGCATTGCTTGCAGCGCTCATGTCATCGCTCAGCGCGGTGTTTAATTCCTGCTCGACACTCATAACCATGGATGTTTACCGTAAAATGAAACCCGAAGCCTCCGAAAAGAAACTCGTATCCGTGGGGCGATGGGTCACTGCGGGCATAGTACTCATTTCCATACTCTGGATTCCGATGATACGGTTTTTATCGAACCAGATATACCAGTATCTCCAGAGTATCCAGGCCTATATCGGCGCGCCGATCACCGCCGTGTTCCTTACCGGAATCATATGGAAGCGCGCCACTGGAAAGGCCGCAATCATCACTCTGGTGACCGGAGGTTTCCTTGGCCTCCTCCGTTTTCTCACTGATATCCTGTCGAAGATAGGATATACCGATCTCGGTCCGTTAAACATGCTGACCGGATACGCATTTCTGAATTTCAGCGTTCTTTTGTTTATATTCTGTACAGGATGCATGATAGTGCTCTCGCTCATGACACGCGAACCCAGACCGGCCGGGCTCGAAGACCTCACCTTCTCCCATAAAACCATGTCGCTCGGTGTCAGCAAAGTGTGGGTCTGGGTCCATATCATGCTTTCAATTCTTGTGGGAGGTATTGCGTTAACGATCTGGACGCATTTTGCCTGA
- the ybgF gene encoding tol-pal system protein YbgF: MTQLDESVQKQQKNLKDAVEQVDRNASEIRNTTIALEDIQKRLTEIENKLNSSATSENTQVQEMKENLAFLNDQVLRIDNSLRTSRPATTPKPKAPSAFKPGGFQVTQAYEAARTEYEARRYESAISGFNEVLTVTPNSNLADNAQYWIGECYYSIGNFEKALDAFTKVFNYPESNKLPDAHYKVAKTYLKLGKTDAAKEEYKTVIQNYPGTNAAEYARSELTKLGE; the protein is encoded by the coding sequence GTGACTCAACTTGATGAATCCGTTCAAAAACAGCAGAAAAACCTGAAGGATGCCGTTGAACAGGTTGATCGCAATGCATCGGAAATTCGTAACACTACCATAGCGCTGGAGGATATTCAGAAACGATTGACCGAGATTGAAAACAAACTCAATTCTTCGGCGACTTCTGAAAATACCCAGGTACAGGAAATGAAGGAAAATCTTGCATTCCTGAACGATCAGGTGCTCCGGATCGATAATTCCCTGAGAACCAGCAGGCCGGCGACCACTCCGAAACCCAAGGCGCCGTCAGCCTTCAAGCCCGGCGGTTTTCAGGTAACTCAGGCATATGAGGCTGCCCGTACGGAATATGAAGCCCGCCGATACGAGTCGGCAATAAGCGGTTTCAACGAAGTGCTGACTGTAACGCCTAACAGTAATCTTGCCGATAATGCGCAGTACTGGATCGGTGAATGCTACTATTCCATCGGGAATTTTGAAAAAGCACTCGACGCTTTCACCAAGGTTTTCAATTATCCCGAAAGCAACAAGCTTCCCGATGCACATTACAAGGTTGCAAAGACATATCTCAAACTGGGCAAAACCGATGCCGCCAAGGAAGAGTACAAGACTGTCATCCAGAATTATCCCGGTACGAATGCGGCTGAATACGCCCGGTCGGAACTGACCAAACTGGGAGAATAA
- the bamD gene encoding outer membrane protein assembly factor BamD produces MISGVIQTDNRVYRLFIFLMIIIIMSGCSKRAQKEVQDDQFFFDRGMKYMQKKNYELAIKDFQTVVDRGTSDIVDKAQYWLGEAHYKNEDYITAAYEYERVYMDFPSSELAAEAWFKKGMCYFMESPKANLDQENTNLAIDEFNRFIENFPRDQHGDEARKHIDELKEKLAFKDYRNAELYRKMKAYDAALVYYSSVIKDYPRSIWSYYSRYGIGLVHMKLKEIGQKRLKKLNKMQNVEKRLIDDANEKITKEHDLARDSFTLVVNSDTDTSLKKKASQKLSELEQSGESK; encoded by the coding sequence GTGATCTCTGGCGTCATACAAACTGATAATCGTGTTTATCGGTTATTTATATTTTTAATGATTATAATCATTATGTCCGGTTGTTCAAAACGAGCTCAGAAAGAGGTTCAGGACGATCAGTTCTTTTTCGACCGTGGCATGAAGTATATGCAGAAAAAGAACTATGAACTGGCTATCAAGGATTTTCAAACCGTTGTTGACAGGGGTACCTCAGATATTGTCGACAAAGCTCAGTACTGGCTTGGTGAAGCCCATTATAAAAATGAGGATTATATCACAGCCGCATATGAATACGAACGTGTTTATATGGATTTCCCGTCAAGCGAACTCGCCGCGGAAGCATGGTTTAAAAAAGGTATGTGCTATTTCATGGAATCGCCGAAAGCGAACCTTGACCAGGAAAACACAAACCTTGCAATCGATGAGTTCAATCGTTTTATTGAGAATTTTCCCCGCGATCAACATGGGGATGAAGCCCGCAAACATATTGATGAGCTGAAAGAAAAGCTCGCCTTCAAGGATTATAGAAACGCTGAACTGTATAGAAAGATGAAAGCCTACGATGCTGCACTCGTATATTATAGCTCAGTCATCAAAGATTATCCACGGTCCATCTGGTCCTACTACAGCAGGTATGGAATCGGTCTCGTTCATATGAAATTGAAGGAAATTGGACAGAAAAGGCTTAAAAAGCTCAATAAAATGCAGAACGTCGAAAAACGCCTGATCGACGATGCAAATGAAAAGATCACCAAAGAGCATGATCTTGCACGAGATTCATTTACCCTCGTGGTAAATTCCGATACGGATACCTCTCTTAAGAAAAAAGCTTCGCAAAAGTTATCCGAACTCGAGCAATCCGGGGAATCCAAGTGA
- the nadD gene encoding nicotinate-nucleotide adenylyltransferase: MKRVGLFGGTFDPIHTGHLIIVQAVYEKTGLDSVVFIPSANPPHKEGPDIMFTPEERYSMISAAICGNPHFEVSDIEMKRTGPSYTIDTIREFKASGKTDIDLAFIVGRDNLYEISSWKDPLSIIRECRIIVAERPYHDTREIPGWLSDHIEIVSVPLVDISSTVIRSRIREGKSIRYMVPGPVADAIEHKLGMHGI; this comes from the coding sequence GTGAAAAGAGTCGGCTTGTTCGGCGGTACATTCGATCCGATACATACCGGTCACCTGATTATCGTTCAGGCAGTCTATGAAAAAACAGGCCTCGATTCCGTGGTGTTCATACCATCGGCCAATCCTCCTCATAAAGAAGGACCGGATATCATGTTTACCCCCGAAGAACGGTACTCCATGATATCGGCGGCAATCTGCGGTAATCCTCATTTCGAAGTATCCGATATTGAAATGAAGCGCACCGGTCCCTCCTACACCATCGATACCATCCGTGAATTCAAAGCATCCGGTAAAACCGATATCGACCTTGCATTTATCGTCGGCAGGGACAATCTCTATGAAATCTCTTCATGGAAAGATCCTCTGTCCATCATCCGGGAATGCAGAATCATCGTGGCAGAAAGACCATACCATGACACGAGAGAAATCCCCGGGTGGCTCAGTGATCATATCGAGATTGTCAGCGTACCGCTCGTGGATATCTCCTCGACTGTTATCCGCTCCAGAATCCGTGAAGGAAAGAGTATACGATATATGGTTCCTGGCCCGGTTGCAGATGCCATTGAACATAAATTAGGCATGCATGGGATATGA
- the polA gene encoding DNA polymerase I — MSEQNKTLYLIDGTALMYRAYFAFIKNPLINSKGEDTSATFGFTNTILGLLRDHAPDYIAIVFDTGKPTFRHEMYAQYKATRQKMPDALIQQVDRVREAVDALGLFRIEMDGFEADDVIGTMAIQGAREGFEIFMVTGDKDFMQLVGPRISMFVPMKNEIVGEDGVRARYGIPPDKIIDLFGLMGDTSDNVPGIPKVGEKTACELLASFGSLDEVLDRWEEIPKPSIRASVGENRELALLSRKLVTIRTDVPVQISFDALQYKGIDADKAVPFFMEMEFTSLIGQIRKNVSGPRQAATIVTPDTIDAFFTELTRVHELSVDLETTSIDPMSAEIVGISIAADDSVWYLPIGHETGENLDRDVVFPRLKAILADRSTAKIGHNAKYDAIILKRNGFELSPWSFDTMLAAYVVDPGSRSYSLKILSEQYLNHVMQPITELIGSGKNQRSFATVDIVSAARYSGDDADVTYRLKKVFAPRIDEEGLAKLFHDVEMPLMEVLISMEMRGVCLDVPFLGDMSDDLARNMESLEHEIYTAAGEEFNINSPKQLGSILFDKLGLKSGRKGKTGLSTDVDVLTKLAKAHELPGLILDYRQLMKLKSTYVDALPAMINPVTGRVHTSYNQAVTSTGRLSSSNPNLQNIPIRTDIGRTIRKAFIAPPGYLILSADYSQIELRIMAHMSGDPVLTEAFRNGEDVHRKTASILFGVFPGMVSDDQRRQAKTINFGVMYGMGAYALSEQLGISRTEAKAFIDNYFETHTGVREFIELTVAEAEKNDFITTLLGRKRYVTDIHSSNHNVAEFAKRTAINTPIQGSAADLIKVSMINLARRLEDEHPNAHMILQVHDELVLEVPENDLETVTAVVKETMEGALELSVPLVVDTGYGHNWLEAH; from the coding sequence ATGTCCGAACAGAATAAAACGCTTTATCTCATTGACGGTACGGCGCTTATGTACCGTGCATATTTTGCATTCATCAAAAATCCCCTCATCAATTCCAAGGGGGAAGATACTTCCGCAACATTCGGGTTCACCAACACGATACTTGGCCTTCTCCGGGATCATGCTCCTGATTATATCGCCATCGTATTCGATACGGGGAAACCGACCTTCCGCCACGAGATGTACGCGCAGTACAAGGCAACCCGTCAGAAAATGCCCGATGCGCTTATTCAGCAGGTCGACAGAGTCCGCGAGGCTGTCGATGCTCTCGGGCTGTTTCGGATTGAAATGGACGGGTTCGAAGCCGACGACGTCATCGGCACAATGGCCATTCAGGGCGCCCGTGAGGGTTTCGAGATATTCATGGTCACCGGGGACAAAGATTTCATGCAGCTGGTCGGACCACGAATTTCCATGTTCGTTCCCATGAAAAACGAGATTGTCGGAGAGGACGGGGTTCGCGCACGGTACGGAATACCCCCTGATAAGATTATCGATCTTTTCGGGCTCATGGGCGATACATCCGATAACGTTCCGGGGATACCGAAAGTCGGGGAAAAAACCGCATGCGAGCTTCTGGCCAGTTTCGGTTCTCTCGATGAAGTGCTTGATCGGTGGGAGGAGATTCCCAAGCCATCGATACGGGCGAGTGTTGGTGAAAACAGGGAGCTGGCGCTCCTGTCCCGGAAACTTGTCACCATCAGAACCGATGTCCCGGTTCAAATATCCTTCGATGCTCTTCAGTATAAGGGAATTGATGCCGACAAGGCCGTCCCCTTTTTCATGGAAATGGAATTCACGAGTCTTATCGGCCAGATACGAAAAAATGTCTCGGGGCCGAGACAGGCGGCTACGATCGTAACACCCGATACTATAGACGCTTTTTTTACGGAGCTTACACGCGTTCATGAGTTATCTGTCGACCTTGAAACAACCTCGATCGATCCCATGTCAGCCGAGATAGTGGGAATATCGATCGCGGCGGATGATTCCGTCTGGTACCTTCCCATCGGACATGAAACGGGCGAAAATCTCGACCGTGATGTTGTATTTCCGAGACTGAAAGCAATACTCGCCGACCGTTCGACAGCAAAAATCGGCCATAATGCAAAGTACGACGCCATCATCCTGAAACGCAACGGCTTCGAGCTCTCGCCCTGGTCGTTCGATACCATGCTCGCCGCATATGTCGTCGATCCGGGAAGTCGAAGCTATTCGCTCAAAATTCTGTCTGAGCAGTATCTCAACCACGTCATGCAGCCGATCACCGAGCTCATCGGATCGGGGAAAAACCAGCGGTCTTTCGCGACAGTCGATATCGTGAGCGCAGCCCGGTATTCGGGTGATGACGCCGATGTTACGTACAGGCTGAAAAAGGTCTTTGCGCCGCGTATCGATGAAGAGGGGCTGGCAAAGCTGTTTCATGATGTGGAAATGCCGCTCATGGAAGTGCTCATCTCCATGGAAATGCGCGGCGTATGTCTCGATGTCCCTTTTCTCGGGGATATGTCCGATGATCTCGCCCGAAATATGGAATCCCTCGAACATGAGATATATACTGCCGCCGGAGAAGAATTCAACATCAACTCACCCAAGCAGCTCGGCAGTATCCTCTTTGACAAACTTGGCCTGAAATCGGGCCGCAAAGGCAAGACGGGACTGTCGACCGATGTCGATGTACTCACGAAACTGGCGAAAGCCCACGAGCTTCCCGGCCTCATCCTCGATTACCGTCAGCTCATGAAACTCAAATCCACCTATGTCGATGCCCTTCCCGCCATGATCAACCCGGTAACCGGCCGTGTGCATACCTCGTACAACCAGGCGGTCACATCGACGGGCAGGCTGTCCTCGTCGAATCCCAATCTCCAGAATATTCCGATTCGCACCGATATCGGCCGTACCATCAGAAAGGCGTTCATTGCTCCCCCCGGTTATCTCATTTTAAGCGCTGATTACTCCCAGATCGAGCTGAGAATCATGGCACACATGTCGGGCGATCCTGTACTCACGGAAGCGTTCAGAAATGGTGAAGATGTTCACCGCAAGACCGCATCGATCCTCTTCGGTGTCTTCCCCGGAATGGTTTCAGATGACCAGCGCCGTCAGGCAAAAACCATTAATTTTGGTGTCATGTACGGCATGGGCGCATACGCCCTGTCCGAACAGCTCGGCATCAGCAGAACCGAAGCGAAAGCGTTCATCGACAATTACTTTGAAACCCATACGGGGGTCAGGGAGTTCATAGAGCTGACAGTTGCGGAAGCCGAGAAAAACGACTTTATAACGACGCTCCTCGGACGCAAACGGTATGTGACCGATATTCACAGCAGTAATCACAATGTGGCCGAGTTCGCCAAGAGGACGGCCATCAATACGCCGATTCAGGGCAGCGCGGCTGACCTCATCAAGGTTTCCATGATCAACCTTGCGCGCCGTCTTGAGGATGAACACCCGAACGCGCATATGATCCTTCAGGTTCATGACGAACTCGTCCTGGAAGTCCCGGAAAACGATCTCGAAACAGTCACAGCCGTCGTAAAGGAAACCATGGAGGGTGCGCTCGAGCTTTCAGTTCCACTCGTCGTCGATACCGGATACGGTCATAACTGGCTCGAAGCGCATTGA
- a CDS encoding GMC family oxidoreductase N-terminal domain-containing protein — protein MKKAIVVGSGAGGATVAKELQGTFDVTVLEAGREFYPLKLKMPLLEKVKKTGLLFSEREIQLIFSYMKIRKTEEGMILVNGIGLGGTTALSTGNALRIDKDLKSLGIDLNDEFEEIYQEIPITTDHQNRWSRVTTRLFEISREINLNPQSTPKMGNFNRCTNCGRCVFGCSYGAKWDSRRFLEIALNAGANLIMKCKVKKVVIKDGRVTGVLAKKGLSHRFYPADLVILAAGGLATPVILQNSGIDCEKNLFVDPVLCVAMEYKNSHQCKEIPMPFIVQKEHYILSPYFDYLSYFFNKAWKYPAKDIVGIMIKLADSNKGSISNKKLNKILTDQDKKRLNEGVEICTEILSRLGGEKNNIFLGTINAGHPGGMLPLTIKEADTFHHDRLPENLYIADSTLLPHSTGNPPILTIISIAKRISKLCKGKFH, from the coding sequence ATGAAAAAAGCGATAGTGGTTGGTAGTGGGGCGGGAGGTGCCACCGTTGCTAAAGAACTACAAGGCACATTTGATGTCACCGTCTTGGAAGCAGGAAGAGAATTTTATCCCCTCAAGCTGAAGATGCCGTTACTTGAAAAGGTAAAAAAAACAGGATTGCTCTTTAGTGAAAGAGAGATTCAACTTATTTTCTCATATATGAAAATCAGAAAAACCGAAGAAGGAATGATTCTAGTAAATGGGATTGGATTGGGAGGAACTACGGCCCTTTCTACTGGAAATGCCCTCCGCATTGACAAGGATTTAAAATCATTGGGTATCGATTTGAATGATGAATTTGAAGAAATTTATCAAGAAATACCCATTACAACTGACCATCAAAACCGATGGAGCAGAGTTACAACCCGTCTTTTTGAAATATCCCGTGAAATTAACTTGAATCCTCAGTCGACACCCAAAATGGGAAATTTCAATCGTTGTACCAATTGCGGCAGGTGTGTTTTTGGTTGTTCATATGGTGCAAAATGGGACAGCCGAAGATTTTTAGAGATTGCTCTTAATGCCGGAGCGAACCTCATAATGAAATGCAAGGTAAAAAAAGTAGTTATAAAGGATGGAAGAGTAACCGGTGTACTGGCAAAGAAAGGACTGTCTCATCGATTTTATCCGGCAGATCTTGTCATACTGGCTGCCGGAGGACTGGCAACACCGGTAATACTGCAAAATTCAGGAATTGATTGTGAAAAGAATTTATTTGTGGACCCGGTTTTATGTGTGGCAATGGAATATAAAAATAGTCATCAATGCAAAGAAATACCTATGCCATTCATTGTTCAAAAGGAACATTATATCTTATCTCCTTATTTTGATTATCTGAGTTACTTTTTCAATAAGGCATGGAAATATCCTGCAAAAGATATTGTGGGAATCATGATAAAATTAGCCGACTCTAATAAAGGAAGTATTTCAAATAAGAAGCTTAATAAAATCCTCACTGATCAGGACAAGAAAAGGCTGAACGAAGGGGTTGAAATATGTACGGAGATTCTCAGTCGGCTTGGAGGGGAAAAGAATAATATTTTTCTTGGAACAATAAATGCCGGACATCCCGGGGGTATGTTGCCGCTGACAATAAAGGAAGCAGATACGTTTCATCATGACAGATTGCCTGAAAATCTCTATATAGCTGATTCTACACTGCTCCCTCATTCTACAGGTAATCCACCTATTCTTACCATTATATCAATAGCAAAGCGAATCAGTAAATTATGTAAAGGTAAATTTCATTAA